A region from the Rhodamnia argentea isolate NSW1041297 chromosome 7, ASM2092103v1, whole genome shotgun sequence genome encodes:
- the LOC115737671 gene encoding calmodulin-interacting protein 111 isoform X1, giving the protein MPCRGFSLSLSLPLSPYRHRGTNFVPRFSQKLCESHFATLKPLKKRSRLWIRPPTMPSSKKKHSRAQSRLPASDPCASPRTPSPASSFADSEVAEDDDIPAALQAASARFPCLIGKSAVVGRVSDVDAEAKGCKIWLSEPSMVASAIAPGSIVSVSLASSSSEISLGIPLCSFSDECAKHTGMNPVDKMTNEAGDFFALATVFPSIKVLRNGVRLSLNLSYTMGCPTSGRVLFVFPVQSWISGGLVNGIDKLQRNSLGSFVMQTCEELCLELASRNEFTTNKRALSLVKTPGEIPLDKNVAFGSPRMPACQSKMSSPANDQLRSPLSLSSSGNQMCPVVNSYDIVQLLEDESTKNLLQACTKSWLCSRFLLQGNLVVVPILSKLWLFQVIGAQHASDGKNQTIIDQNTEGSSPNISQSPDYAIHAFTVTGRTNIRLSSPMNTTSVTPAVTGSLVGNLEHIDCKANIRGDDIKLGGLYKEYTALKDIIISSTLKDTMSRFGLRTTKGVLLHGPPGTGKTSLARLCAHDAGVNLFSVNGPEIVRQYYGESEQALREVFDSASHAAPAVVFMDELDAIAPARKDGGEELSHRMVGTLLSLMDGINRTDGLLVIAATNRPESIEPALRRPGRFDREIEIGVPSSKQRFEILFTLLGLMEHSLSESQIQQLAMSTHGFVGGDLAALCNEAALVCLRRYNCFKKSQGESCSKSHMDFEFCANVATEESSSLGDKRDAQQDYLHSLSTLHVSSDILPSSLSKQKLIENEDGMQCSGGLANRNCMLTVTFEDFEKARMKVRPSAMREVILEVPKVKWEDIGGQREVKTQLMEAVEWPQRHHDALSRIGTRPPRGVLLFGPPGCSKTLMARAVASEAGLNFIAVKGPELFNKWVGESEKAVRSVFAKARANAPSIIFFDEIDGLANIRGKESDGVSVSDRVISQLLIELDGLHQRVDVTVIAATNRPDNIDPALLRPGRFDRLLYVGPPNEADRQEIFCIHLRKVPCGSNVDIKELACLTEGCTGADISLICREAAIEAMEEDLDASEVAMKHFRNAINQVHPSVVESYEELSTQFQRLVLSRDK; this is encoded by the exons ATGCCATGCCGAGGgtttagtctctctctctctctccctctctccccatACAGACACAGAGGCACAAACTTCGTTCCTCGATTCTCCCAGAAACTTTGCGAATCCCATTTCGCAACTTTGAAGCCGTTGAAGAAAAGGTCTCGTCTTTGGATTCGTCCCCCAACGATGCCTTCGAGCAAAAAGAAGCACTCGAGGGCTCAGTCGAGGCTCCCGGCCTCGGACCCTTGCGCGTCTCCTCGGACACCGTCTCCGGCCTCTTCTTTCGCAGACTCGGAAGTCGCCGAAGACGATGATATCCCCGCCGCCCTCCAAGCGGCTTCCGCCAGATTCCCGTGCCTGATCGGCAAATCTGCTGTCGTCGGCCGTGTTTCGGACGTGGACGCGGAGGCCAAAGGTTGTAAGATTTGGCTTTCGGAGCCTTCCATGGTTGCTTCGGCCATTGCGCCTGGTTCAATCGTGTCG GTGAGCCTTGCTTCTTCAAGCAGTGAAATTTCACTTGGTATCCCCTTATGCTCATTCTCTGATGAATGTGCTAAACATACTGGGATGAACCCTGTGGATAAAATGACAAATGAAGCTGGGGATTTCTTTGCTCTTGCCACTGTGTTTCCTTCTATTAAG GTTCTAAGGAATGGAGTGCGGCTGTCGTTAAATCTTTCGTATACAATGGGGTGTCCCACTTCAGGTAGAGTTCTGTTTGTCTTTCCAGTACAGAGTTGGATCTCTGGTGGTCTGGTCAATGGGATTGACAAATTGCAGCGCAACAGTCTTGGCTCATTCGTAATGCAGACCTGTGAGGAATTGTGCTTGGAGCTGGCTTCTAGAAACGAGTTCACAACAAATAAAAGGGCACTGTCTCTAGTGAAAACTCCTGGTGAGATACCTCTTGATAAAAATGTAGCTTTTGGATCTCCTAGGATGCCGGCATGCCAGTCAAAGATGAGCTCTCCTGCAAATGATCAACTTCGTTCACCATTATCACTATCAAGTTCAGGCAATCAGATGTGTCCAGTGGTTAATTCATATGATATTGTCCAGCTTTTGGAAGATGAAAGCACCAAGAACCTTTTGCAGGCTTGCACCAAATCATGGCTGTGTTCTCGTTTTCTGCTTCAAGGCAACCTGGTGGTTGTCCCGATACTTTCTAAGCTTTGGCTTTTCCAAGTGATTGGTGCTCAACATGCGTCTGATGGAAAGAATCAAACCATTATAGATCAAAATACTGAAGGTTCATCTCCCAACATTTCCCAATCACCAGACTATGCGATTCATGCTTTCACTGTGACAGGCAGAACAAACATACGTCTGTCTTCTCCCATGAACACAACATCAGTAACTCCAGCAGTGACAGGATCACTTGTTGGGAACCTTGAGCATATAGATTGTAAAGCTAACATCAGAGGTGATGACATTAAATTGGGTGGACTATATAAAGAATATACTGCTTTGAAGGATATAATTATTTCCTCTACCTTGAAGGACACTATGTCAAG GTTTGGTCTCCGAACTACGAAAGGAGTGCTTCTTCATGGTCCGCCAGGTACAGGAAAGACATCTTTGGCTCGATTATGTGCCCATGATGCTGGCGTTAATTTATTCTCAGTGAATGGACCTGAAATTGTGAGACAGTATTATGGTGAAAGTGAGCAAGCCTTGCGAGAAGTTTTTGATTCTGCTTCCCATGCTGCCCCTGCTGTG GTTTTCATGGATGAGTTGGATGCTATTGCACCTGCTCGAAAAGATGGAGGGGAAGAACTTTCTCATAGAATGGTTGGTACATTGTTGAGTTTAATGGATGGGATTAATAGAACTGATGGACTCCTTGTAATTGCTGCAACAAACAGACCAGAAAGTATTGAGCCTGCCTTAAGGCGTCCTGGTCGGTTTGACAGGGAAATTGAAATAG GTGTCCCATCTTCCAAGCAAAGATTTGAAATACTATTCACACTTCTCGGTCTAATGGAACATTCACTCTCAGAATCGCAAATTCAACAACTGGCGATGTCCACACATGGTTTTGTGGGTGGTGATCTGGCAGCCCTTTGCAATGAAGCAGCTTTGGTATGCCTCAGGCGCTATAATTGTTTTAAGAAGTCACAGGGAGAGTCTTGTTCCAAATCACACATGGATTTTGAGTTTTGCGCTAATGTCGCAACAGAAGAATCTAGTTCTTTGGGAGATAAAAGAGATGCTCAGCAGGATTATTTACATTCTTTGTCCACATTACATGTTTCCTCAGATATATTACCATCTTCCTTGTCCAAGCAAAAACTAATAGAAAATGAAGATGGGATGCAGTGCTCTGGAGGTTTAGCGAACAGAAATTGTATGCTGACCGTAACATTTGAGGACTTTGAGAAGGCCAGAATGAAAGTGAGGCCTAGTGCCATGAGAGAG GTGATACTCGAGGTACCAAAGGTCAAATGGGAAGATATTGGTGGGCAAAGAGAAGTTAAAACTCAACTAATGGAAGCAGTGGAGTGGCCTCAAAGACATCATGATGCATTAAGCCGCATAGGGACCCGCCCTCCAAGAGGTGTATTATTGTTTGGTCCTCCCGGTTGCAGCAAAACCCTCATGGCTCGTGCAGTTGCCTCAGAAGCTGGGCTCAATTTCATTGCAGTAAAGGGCCCGGAACTCTTCAATAAGTGGGTTGGGGAATCTGAGAAGGCCGTAAGATCTGTCTTTGCAAAAGCAAGGGCTAATGCTCCATCAATCATATTTTTCGACGAGATTGATGGACTTGCAAATATTCGTGGAAAGGAAAGTGATGGTGTTTCAGTTTCGGATAGAGTTATAAGTCAGCTTCTTATTGAACTAGATG GACTGCATCAGAGAGTTGATGTCACTGTTATTGCTGCAACCAATAGGCCAGATAATATTGATCCAGCCCTCTTAAGaccag GCCGCTTTGATAGGCTGCTATATGTCGGACCTCCAAATGAAGCAGATAGGCAAGAAATATTCTGCATCCATCTACGTAAAGTCCCATGCGGTTCCAATGTGGACATAAAGGAGTTAGCTTGTCTCACCGAAGGCTGTACGGGGGCTGACATATCACTAATCTGCCGGGAGGCTGCAATTGAAGCTATGGAG GAGGACCTTGACGCTTCAGAAGTAGCAATGAAGCATTTTAGAAATGCAATAAATCAAGTGCATCCATCGGTGGTCGAGTCTTACGAAGAGCTTTCAACTCAATTTCAAAGGCTCGTTTTATCCAGAGATAAATGA
- the LOC115737671 gene encoding calmodulin-interacting protein 111 isoform X3 — MNPVDKMTNEAGDFFALATVFPSIKVLRNGVRLSLNLSYTMGCPTSGRVLFVFPVQSWISGGLVNGIDKLQRNSLGSFVMQTCEELCLELASRNEFTTNKRALSLVKTPGEIPLDKNVAFGSPRMPACQSKMSSPANDQLRSPLSLSSSGNQMCPVVNSYDIVQLLEDESTKNLLQACTKSWLCSRFLLQGNLVVVPILSKLWLFQVIGAQHASDGKNQTIIDQNTEGSSPNISQSPDYAIHAFTVTGRTNIRLSSPMNTTSVTPAVTGSLVGNLEHIDCKANIRGDDIKLGGLYKEYTALKDIIISSTLKDTMSRFGLRTTKGVLLHGPPGTGKTSLARLCAHDAGVNLFSVNGPEIVRQYYGESEQALREVFDSASHAAPAVVFMDELDAIAPARKDGGEELSHRMVGTLLSLMDGINRTDGLLVIAATNRPESIEPALRRPGRFDREIEIGVPSSKQRFEILFTLLGLMEHSLSESQIQQLAMSTHGFVGGDLAALCNEAALVCLRRYNCFKKSQGESCSKSHMDFEFCANVATEESSSLGDKRDAQQDYLHSLSTLHVSSDILPSSLSKQKLIENEDGMQCSGGLANRNCMLTVTFEDFEKARMKVRPSAMREVILEVPKVKWEDIGGQREVKTQLMEAVEWPQRHHDALSRIGTRPPRGVLLFGPPGCSKTLMARAVASEAGLNFIAVKGPELFNKWVGESEKAVRSVFAKARANAPSIIFFDEIDGLANIRGKESDGVSVSDRVISQLLIELDGLHQRVDVTVIAATNRPDNIDPALLRPGRFDRLLYVGPPNEADRQEIFCIHLRKVPCGSNVDIKELACLTEGCTGADISLICREAAIEAMEEDLDASEVAMKHFRNAINQVHPSVVESYEELSTQFQRLVLSRDK; from the exons ATGAACCCTGTGGATAAAATGACAAATGAAGCTGGGGATTTCTTTGCTCTTGCCACTGTGTTTCCTTCTATTAAG GTTCTAAGGAATGGAGTGCGGCTGTCGTTAAATCTTTCGTATACAATGGGGTGTCCCACTTCAGGTAGAGTTCTGTTTGTCTTTCCAGTACAGAGTTGGATCTCTGGTGGTCTGGTCAATGGGATTGACAAATTGCAGCGCAACAGTCTTGGCTCATTCGTAATGCAGACCTGTGAGGAATTGTGCTTGGAGCTGGCTTCTAGAAACGAGTTCACAACAAATAAAAGGGCACTGTCTCTAGTGAAAACTCCTGGTGAGATACCTCTTGATAAAAATGTAGCTTTTGGATCTCCTAGGATGCCGGCATGCCAGTCAAAGATGAGCTCTCCTGCAAATGATCAACTTCGTTCACCATTATCACTATCAAGTTCAGGCAATCAGATGTGTCCAGTGGTTAATTCATATGATATTGTCCAGCTTTTGGAAGATGAAAGCACCAAGAACCTTTTGCAGGCTTGCACCAAATCATGGCTGTGTTCTCGTTTTCTGCTTCAAGGCAACCTGGTGGTTGTCCCGATACTTTCTAAGCTTTGGCTTTTCCAAGTGATTGGTGCTCAACATGCGTCTGATGGAAAGAATCAAACCATTATAGATCAAAATACTGAAGGTTCATCTCCCAACATTTCCCAATCACCAGACTATGCGATTCATGCTTTCACTGTGACAGGCAGAACAAACATACGTCTGTCTTCTCCCATGAACACAACATCAGTAACTCCAGCAGTGACAGGATCACTTGTTGGGAACCTTGAGCATATAGATTGTAAAGCTAACATCAGAGGTGATGACATTAAATTGGGTGGACTATATAAAGAATATACTGCTTTGAAGGATATAATTATTTCCTCTACCTTGAAGGACACTATGTCAAG GTTTGGTCTCCGAACTACGAAAGGAGTGCTTCTTCATGGTCCGCCAGGTACAGGAAAGACATCTTTGGCTCGATTATGTGCCCATGATGCTGGCGTTAATTTATTCTCAGTGAATGGACCTGAAATTGTGAGACAGTATTATGGTGAAAGTGAGCAAGCCTTGCGAGAAGTTTTTGATTCTGCTTCCCATGCTGCCCCTGCTGTG GTTTTCATGGATGAGTTGGATGCTATTGCACCTGCTCGAAAAGATGGAGGGGAAGAACTTTCTCATAGAATGGTTGGTACATTGTTGAGTTTAATGGATGGGATTAATAGAACTGATGGACTCCTTGTAATTGCTGCAACAAACAGACCAGAAAGTATTGAGCCTGCCTTAAGGCGTCCTGGTCGGTTTGACAGGGAAATTGAAATAG GTGTCCCATCTTCCAAGCAAAGATTTGAAATACTATTCACACTTCTCGGTCTAATGGAACATTCACTCTCAGAATCGCAAATTCAACAACTGGCGATGTCCACACATGGTTTTGTGGGTGGTGATCTGGCAGCCCTTTGCAATGAAGCAGCTTTGGTATGCCTCAGGCGCTATAATTGTTTTAAGAAGTCACAGGGAGAGTCTTGTTCCAAATCACACATGGATTTTGAGTTTTGCGCTAATGTCGCAACAGAAGAATCTAGTTCTTTGGGAGATAAAAGAGATGCTCAGCAGGATTATTTACATTCTTTGTCCACATTACATGTTTCCTCAGATATATTACCATCTTCCTTGTCCAAGCAAAAACTAATAGAAAATGAAGATGGGATGCAGTGCTCTGGAGGTTTAGCGAACAGAAATTGTATGCTGACCGTAACATTTGAGGACTTTGAGAAGGCCAGAATGAAAGTGAGGCCTAGTGCCATGAGAGAG GTGATACTCGAGGTACCAAAGGTCAAATGGGAAGATATTGGTGGGCAAAGAGAAGTTAAAACTCAACTAATGGAAGCAGTGGAGTGGCCTCAAAGACATCATGATGCATTAAGCCGCATAGGGACCCGCCCTCCAAGAGGTGTATTATTGTTTGGTCCTCCCGGTTGCAGCAAAACCCTCATGGCTCGTGCAGTTGCCTCAGAAGCTGGGCTCAATTTCATTGCAGTAAAGGGCCCGGAACTCTTCAATAAGTGGGTTGGGGAATCTGAGAAGGCCGTAAGATCTGTCTTTGCAAAAGCAAGGGCTAATGCTCCATCAATCATATTTTTCGACGAGATTGATGGACTTGCAAATATTCGTGGAAAGGAAAGTGATGGTGTTTCAGTTTCGGATAGAGTTATAAGTCAGCTTCTTATTGAACTAGATG GACTGCATCAGAGAGTTGATGTCACTGTTATTGCTGCAACCAATAGGCCAGATAATATTGATCCAGCCCTCTTAAGaccag GCCGCTTTGATAGGCTGCTATATGTCGGACCTCCAAATGAAGCAGATAGGCAAGAAATATTCTGCATCCATCTACGTAAAGTCCCATGCGGTTCCAATGTGGACATAAAGGAGTTAGCTTGTCTCACCGAAGGCTGTACGGGGGCTGACATATCACTAATCTGCCGGGAGGCTGCAATTGAAGCTATGGAG GAGGACCTTGACGCTTCAGAAGTAGCAATGAAGCATTTTAGAAATGCAATAAATCAAGTGCATCCATCGGTGGTCGAGTCTTACGAAGAGCTTTCAACTCAATTTCAAAGGCTCGTTTTATCCAGAGATAAATGA
- the LOC115737671 gene encoding calmodulin-interacting protein 111 isoform X2: MPCRGFSLSLSLPLSPYRHRGTNFVPRFSQKLCESHFATLKPLKKRSRLWIRPPTMPSSKKKHSRAQSRLPASDPCASPRTPSPASSFADSEVAEDDDIPAALQAASARFPCLIGKSAVVGRVSDVDAEAKGCKIWLSEPSMVASAIAPGSIVSVSLASSSSEISLGIPLCSFSDECAKHTGMNPVDKMTNEAGDFFALATVFPSIKVLRNGVRLSLNLSYTMGCPTSGRVLFVFPVQSWISGGLVNGIDKLQRNSLGSFVMQTCEELCLELASRNEFTTNKRALSLVKTPGSGNQMCPVVNSYDIVQLLEDESTKNLLQACTKSWLCSRFLLQGNLVVVPILSKLWLFQVIGAQHASDGKNQTIIDQNTEGSSPNISQSPDYAIHAFTVTGRTNIRLSSPMNTTSVTPAVTGSLVGNLEHIDCKANIRGDDIKLGGLYKEYTALKDIIISSTLKDTMSRFGLRTTKGVLLHGPPGTGKTSLARLCAHDAGVNLFSVNGPEIVRQYYGESEQALREVFDSASHAAPAVVFMDELDAIAPARKDGGEELSHRMVGTLLSLMDGINRTDGLLVIAATNRPESIEPALRRPGRFDREIEIGVPSSKQRFEILFTLLGLMEHSLSESQIQQLAMSTHGFVGGDLAALCNEAALVCLRRYNCFKKSQGESCSKSHMDFEFCANVATEESSSLGDKRDAQQDYLHSLSTLHVSSDILPSSLSKQKLIENEDGMQCSGGLANRNCMLTVTFEDFEKARMKVRPSAMREVILEVPKVKWEDIGGQREVKTQLMEAVEWPQRHHDALSRIGTRPPRGVLLFGPPGCSKTLMARAVASEAGLNFIAVKGPELFNKWVGESEKAVRSVFAKARANAPSIIFFDEIDGLANIRGKESDGVSVSDRVISQLLIELDGLHQRVDVTVIAATNRPDNIDPALLRPGRFDRLLYVGPPNEADRQEIFCIHLRKVPCGSNVDIKELACLTEGCTGADISLICREAAIEAMEEDLDASEVAMKHFRNAINQVHPSVVESYEELSTQFQRLVLSRDK; this comes from the exons ATGCCATGCCGAGGgtttagtctctctctctctctccctctctccccatACAGACACAGAGGCACAAACTTCGTTCCTCGATTCTCCCAGAAACTTTGCGAATCCCATTTCGCAACTTTGAAGCCGTTGAAGAAAAGGTCTCGTCTTTGGATTCGTCCCCCAACGATGCCTTCGAGCAAAAAGAAGCACTCGAGGGCTCAGTCGAGGCTCCCGGCCTCGGACCCTTGCGCGTCTCCTCGGACACCGTCTCCGGCCTCTTCTTTCGCAGACTCGGAAGTCGCCGAAGACGATGATATCCCCGCCGCCCTCCAAGCGGCTTCCGCCAGATTCCCGTGCCTGATCGGCAAATCTGCTGTCGTCGGCCGTGTTTCGGACGTGGACGCGGAGGCCAAAGGTTGTAAGATTTGGCTTTCGGAGCCTTCCATGGTTGCTTCGGCCATTGCGCCTGGTTCAATCGTGTCG GTGAGCCTTGCTTCTTCAAGCAGTGAAATTTCACTTGGTATCCCCTTATGCTCATTCTCTGATGAATGTGCTAAACATACTGGGATGAACCCTGTGGATAAAATGACAAATGAAGCTGGGGATTTCTTTGCTCTTGCCACTGTGTTTCCTTCTATTAAG GTTCTAAGGAATGGAGTGCGGCTGTCGTTAAATCTTTCGTATACAATGGGGTGTCCCACTTCAGGTAGAGTTCTGTTTGTCTTTCCAGTACAGAGTTGGATCTCTGGTGGTCTGGTCAATGGGATTGACAAATTGCAGCGCAACAGTCTTGGCTCATTCGTAATGCAGACCTGTGAGGAATTGTGCTTGGAGCTGGCTTCTAGAAACGAGTTCACAACAAATAAAAGGGCACTGTCTCTAGTGAAAACTCCTG GTTCAGGCAATCAGATGTGTCCAGTGGTTAATTCATATGATATTGTCCAGCTTTTGGAAGATGAAAGCACCAAGAACCTTTTGCAGGCTTGCACCAAATCATGGCTGTGTTCTCGTTTTCTGCTTCAAGGCAACCTGGTGGTTGTCCCGATACTTTCTAAGCTTTGGCTTTTCCAAGTGATTGGTGCTCAACATGCGTCTGATGGAAAGAATCAAACCATTATAGATCAAAATACTGAAGGTTCATCTCCCAACATTTCCCAATCACCAGACTATGCGATTCATGCTTTCACTGTGACAGGCAGAACAAACATACGTCTGTCTTCTCCCATGAACACAACATCAGTAACTCCAGCAGTGACAGGATCACTTGTTGGGAACCTTGAGCATATAGATTGTAAAGCTAACATCAGAGGTGATGACATTAAATTGGGTGGACTATATAAAGAATATACTGCTTTGAAGGATATAATTATTTCCTCTACCTTGAAGGACACTATGTCAAG GTTTGGTCTCCGAACTACGAAAGGAGTGCTTCTTCATGGTCCGCCAGGTACAGGAAAGACATCTTTGGCTCGATTATGTGCCCATGATGCTGGCGTTAATTTATTCTCAGTGAATGGACCTGAAATTGTGAGACAGTATTATGGTGAAAGTGAGCAAGCCTTGCGAGAAGTTTTTGATTCTGCTTCCCATGCTGCCCCTGCTGTG GTTTTCATGGATGAGTTGGATGCTATTGCACCTGCTCGAAAAGATGGAGGGGAAGAACTTTCTCATAGAATGGTTGGTACATTGTTGAGTTTAATGGATGGGATTAATAGAACTGATGGACTCCTTGTAATTGCTGCAACAAACAGACCAGAAAGTATTGAGCCTGCCTTAAGGCGTCCTGGTCGGTTTGACAGGGAAATTGAAATAG GTGTCCCATCTTCCAAGCAAAGATTTGAAATACTATTCACACTTCTCGGTCTAATGGAACATTCACTCTCAGAATCGCAAATTCAACAACTGGCGATGTCCACACATGGTTTTGTGGGTGGTGATCTGGCAGCCCTTTGCAATGAAGCAGCTTTGGTATGCCTCAGGCGCTATAATTGTTTTAAGAAGTCACAGGGAGAGTCTTGTTCCAAATCACACATGGATTTTGAGTTTTGCGCTAATGTCGCAACAGAAGAATCTAGTTCTTTGGGAGATAAAAGAGATGCTCAGCAGGATTATTTACATTCTTTGTCCACATTACATGTTTCCTCAGATATATTACCATCTTCCTTGTCCAAGCAAAAACTAATAGAAAATGAAGATGGGATGCAGTGCTCTGGAGGTTTAGCGAACAGAAATTGTATGCTGACCGTAACATTTGAGGACTTTGAGAAGGCCAGAATGAAAGTGAGGCCTAGTGCCATGAGAGAG GTGATACTCGAGGTACCAAAGGTCAAATGGGAAGATATTGGTGGGCAAAGAGAAGTTAAAACTCAACTAATGGAAGCAGTGGAGTGGCCTCAAAGACATCATGATGCATTAAGCCGCATAGGGACCCGCCCTCCAAGAGGTGTATTATTGTTTGGTCCTCCCGGTTGCAGCAAAACCCTCATGGCTCGTGCAGTTGCCTCAGAAGCTGGGCTCAATTTCATTGCAGTAAAGGGCCCGGAACTCTTCAATAAGTGGGTTGGGGAATCTGAGAAGGCCGTAAGATCTGTCTTTGCAAAAGCAAGGGCTAATGCTCCATCAATCATATTTTTCGACGAGATTGATGGACTTGCAAATATTCGTGGAAAGGAAAGTGATGGTGTTTCAGTTTCGGATAGAGTTATAAGTCAGCTTCTTATTGAACTAGATG GACTGCATCAGAGAGTTGATGTCACTGTTATTGCTGCAACCAATAGGCCAGATAATATTGATCCAGCCCTCTTAAGaccag GCCGCTTTGATAGGCTGCTATATGTCGGACCTCCAAATGAAGCAGATAGGCAAGAAATATTCTGCATCCATCTACGTAAAGTCCCATGCGGTTCCAATGTGGACATAAAGGAGTTAGCTTGTCTCACCGAAGGCTGTACGGGGGCTGACATATCACTAATCTGCCGGGAGGCTGCAATTGAAGCTATGGAG GAGGACCTTGACGCTTCAGAAGTAGCAATGAAGCATTTTAGAAATGCAATAAATCAAGTGCATCCATCGGTGGTCGAGTCTTACGAAGAGCTTTCAACTCAATTTCAAAGGCTCGTTTTATCCAGAGATAAATGA